Part of the Alteribacter lacisalsi genome, AACAAGAATACCTTCAGCGATAACGATACACAACCTTTCAAAAGTTGGTTACAGTACTTTCAGGCATCTTAAGGCCTGTCAGTATTTTTCCGCCACAATAAACAGATAATCACCGCGGCTGCTGCGGTAGCGGGAGCGGACCTCTTCAATTCGGCCTGATTCAATGTCTTCTTTCAGGCGCCGGCAGCCTTCCGCGACTTCTTCTTCTGATGCGAGACTTGAAAATGTCGACATTCCTGCGCGCACGTCCGGATCGAGATACATAGACGGATCAAACTTTCCGCTGTACAAAAAGAAGTCCTGCAAATCAGGCTGTACGAGAAATGACTCGTGGCCGACAATCCGAAACCCTGCCTGCATCAGTGTGCGGTTCACTTCCTTCGGCATGGGCATCTGGCTGGCAGACTCGTCAACCGCCTTCGGAAAATACTCCTTCAGCCAGTAACGGTCCATCTGTTCCGGGGCGGAGGTAAAGATAACGAAACGTCCGCGGCTGAGCACACGAAAAGTTTCCTTGAATGCAGGAAGCAGTGTCTTGAAGTGGTGGATGGCGAGCGTACAGACAGCACCGTCAAATTGACCATCCTCATACGGAAGCTGAGCAGCATCCGCCTCATCCCACACAACGGAAGATAACTTTTCCCGCGCCTGGTCCAGCATCTGCCCGGAAAGGTCGCAGCCGGTCATATGAAGTCCCGTCTGCTCAAGTGCAACCGTGTAGTTCCCCGTGCCGCAGGCCACATCCAGCACCTGCGCATCATCTTTCAGCTGCAAGTGTCCCCTGAGTCTCCGGGTTATCTCCGGATCCGCCTGCCTCGTGGTGTCATATCCTTTACCGATTTGATTATAGAGCACGCTCATGCGAAGCCTCCCATTGTTACGTTTTTTCACAATCTAAATTAATCGTACCACGTAGCTTTCTTTCCGTCCAAACTGTTTGAATGTTGTGATAGAATAGGAGTAATTTCCATTATTATGACAGCGGAGGAGAGCCGTTCCATGTTTTTTCCGTTATTTCTTCTTATGATTTTGTTCAGTGTGGCCGCTTATGCTGCGGCCGGTGGTGAGCGAAAAGGCGTGAAGTTTGCGCTCAGCCTGATCCTATCCCTGCTGTCTGCAACCATTATTTATGGGACCCAGATGGCTCTTGTTGCAGAACTTTACGGCATCCCTGCAGTGATTCCTTTTATTATTCTGCCGGCAGCGGCGTTTGTCCTTTTCCAGCTGCTGCTTTACGACATTAAATCCTTTGGCTAGAAGCAGATCGGAGGAGATGAAATGAAACATGCCATTGTGATCGGGGGAACCGGGATGCTCCAGGAGGCGTCAGCCTGGCTGAACCGGCAGGGGTACCAACTTTCAGTTGTCGCAAGAAACGAGGCCAGGCTTGCCTCGCTCGGAAGAATTCTTGAGGATCCGGAAGCGTACACGCCTGTGTCGCTCGACTATAAAAACACCGAAGTCCTGCGGGAGGCGGTCAGGAATCTGCAGAAAAAGCACAGCCCGGCAGATCTGATTGTCGCCTGGATTCACTCAACTGCACCTGGGGCACTGCGCGCTGTTATTAGGGAAGTGGATCAGCAGCAGAGCAGTGACTGGCGGCTCATTCATGTCCTTGGAAGCAGTACCAGCCTTGAGGCAATCAGACAAAAGATTGATGTACCGGCCTCCTGCGCTTATCAGCAGGTACAGCTCGGTTTTGTCAGGGAAAACAGCCGTAGCCGCTGGCTTACGCACAGGGAGATTTCCCAGGCCGTGATCGGTTCGATGGGATCCAATAACGCCGTGACTGTCGTTGGAATCCTCGAGCCGTGGGAAGAAAGACCTTAATCTGAGAGAATGAAAGAAGGGGTATAATCGGACTGTTAATGCTTGTTCTTGTAATTATTATTTTCGCGCTGATCATCTCAATCGGTCACAACATGGCTCAGGACGAGGACGAGAAATATCTGATACTGAAGCTGATCGGCTATTACGTTCTCGGAGCGTTTACCATCGAAATTGACTGGTTTGGTCTTCCGATAGGCCTTGGTGTTGTGTTCCTCCTTAATCCGCGTACGAACCGGAAAGGGAAACTGGCAGTGGCATTTATCGCCTATGTGCTGTCGTATATTTAGTCAGGTAAGGGGGAAACCCAATTGGCACGTTTACATAATTTTAAAATTAAAAGCCGGATGGACGTATCGACATCCTTTCTGCGACTAGGTATTCACACGTTTCATGAAGCAGCAGATTTTGTTACGAAATTGCCTTATGGCCGGAACACCGACCGCGCGGATTACACTCTCGTGTTAAAAGAAAAGCAGGGCACGTGCAGCACGAAGCATGCTCTTCTTGCATCTCTATGTGAGGAGCACGGGATCAAAGAGGTTCAGCTGTACACCGGCATCTATGAGATGAATGAAACGAACACACCAGGGACCGGCGCTGTGCTGAATGCTTACGGGCTGAGCGGGCTGCCGGAGGCCCATTGTTACCTGAAGTACG contains:
- a CDS encoding class I SAM-dependent methyltransferase, coding for MSVLYNQIGKGYDTTRQADPEITRRLRGHLQLKDDAQVLDVACGTGNYTVALEQTGLHMTGCDLSGQMLDQAREKLSSVVWDEADAAQLPYEDGQFDGAVCTLAIHHFKTLLPAFKETFRVLSRGRFVIFTSAPEQMDRYWLKEYFPKAVDESASQMPMPKEVNRTLMQAGFRIVGHESFLVQPDLQDFFLYSGKFDPSMYLDPDVRAGMSTFSSLASEEEVAEGCRRLKEDIESGRIEEVRSRYRSSRGDYLFIVAEKY
- a CDS encoding short-chain dehydrogenase, yielding MKHAIVIGGTGMLQEASAWLNRQGYQLSVVARNEARLASLGRILEDPEAYTPVSLDYKNTEVLREAVRNLQKKHSPADLIVAWIHSTAPGALRAVIREVDQQQSSDWRLIHVLGSSTSLEAIRQKIDVPASCAYQQVQLGFVRENSRSRWLTHREISQAVIGSMGSNNAVTVVGILEPWEERP